The following proteins are encoded in a genomic region of Bacillus sp. FJAT-22090:
- a CDS encoding SLC45 family MFS transporter: MKKMWLLGFGFFSISLGWSLYNAFVPFFLNDFLSSTALIGFLMTIDNYFALFLQPYIGNKSDRTHSRFGRRMPYLLIGIPLAALFYALIPFHTSLTTLVIFMVGMNISMAIFRSPTIALMPDITPEAKRTKANGVINFMGGLGGILAFSVGSILFGVEESLPFLAVSAIFLLALVVVFKNINENRDAIPFTITTNSKIDYKAELNKPTIFLLTAIFFWFVAIQGMEALFTLYGVNELNLSKSSSAFSLAFFSLSFVLAAIPSGILGARFGKKKVILTGVIGLFFVFFLLNWVESLFTLRLLLLIGGMFWACININSYPFIVSLGSEHNFGTRTGLYYLVSSLAAIISPPSLGLLIDIFGYDVLFNATAVSMLFALACMWKVKTPRTSPVRL; this comes from the coding sequence ATGAAAAAGATGTGGTTATTAGGGTTTGGTTTTTTTAGTATTAGTTTAGGATGGTCTTTATATAATGCGTTTGTTCCTTTTTTTCTGAACGACTTTCTTTCAAGTACTGCATTAATTGGTTTTCTCATGACAATTGATAATTATTTTGCTCTTTTCTTACAGCCATATATAGGAAACAAAAGTGATCGCACACATTCACGCTTTGGTAGACGGATGCCATATCTATTAATTGGTATACCGTTAGCAGCTTTGTTTTATGCACTTATTCCCTTCCACACAAGTTTGACCACATTAGTGATTTTTATGGTAGGAATGAATATATCCATGGCGATATTCCGTTCCCCTACTATTGCGTTAATGCCAGATATTACTCCTGAGGCTAAACGCACGAAAGCAAATGGTGTTATCAATTTTATGGGAGGACTTGGCGGAATTTTAGCTTTCAGTGTAGGCTCTATTCTTTTTGGAGTGGAGGAATCCCTCCCATTTTTAGCGGTCTCTGCAATCTTCCTATTAGCGCTAGTAGTTGTCTTTAAAAACATTAATGAAAATAGAGATGCTATTCCTTTTACCATTACAACTAATTCAAAGATAGATTACAAAGCAGAGTTAAATAAACCTACCATCTTTCTTCTAACCGCAATATTCTTTTGGTTTGTAGCAATTCAAGGGATGGAAGCTTTATTTACTTTATATGGTGTAAACGAGCTTAATTTATCCAAGAGCTCATCTGCCTTTTCACTTGCATTTTTTTCATTAAGTTTTGTACTGGCTGCTATACCAAGCGGTATTCTAGGTGCTAGGTTTGGTAAGAAAAAAGTAATCTTAACGGGAGTTATCGGTTTATTTTTTGTCTTCTTTTTATTAAATTGGGTGGAATCCCTTTTTACCCTGCGCTTACTACTATTAATTGGTGGAATGTTTTGGGCATGCATAAATATAAATTCATACCCTTTCATTGTCTCTCTCGGAAGTGAACATAACTTTGGTACTCGAACCGGATTATATTATTTAGTATCTTCATTAGCAGCTATAATTTCACCACCTTCTTTAGGCTTATTAATAGATATATTTGGATATGATGTACTATTTAATGCTACGGCAGTAAGTATGCTTTTTGCATTAGCTTGTATGTGGAAGGTTAAAACCCCTAGAACTAGTCCCGTGCGATTGTAA